In Lacrimispora indolis DSM 755, a genomic segment contains:
- a CDS encoding carbohydrate ABC transporter permease — MKIKEARSRIIFRIINSIILILICAMVILPIWNVIVTSFAEDKDVMGSAYLLWPRSLTLKNYQKVLGSGYMKGFINSLWVAAAGTGLSMLLTIPMGYVLAQKKLLFRRQIMRIVTITMVFDAGIMPLYILVKSLGLINSSWSLIWPFAISTFNLIIVKNFMTSIPESLVESAKLDGCNDLMVLIRIVIPLAVPILSAVMLFYFVSYWNRYTEAVMFINSNEKYTLQVMLRAIVFQGDGSLGDGNVVYNNIKMAVMMLGMLPVLVIYPFVQRYFVSGLMLGGVKE, encoded by the coding sequence ATGAAGATAAAAGAAGCGAGATCCCGGATTATATTCCGTATTATTAATAGTATTATTCTGATCCTGATTTGCGCAATGGTGATATTGCCGATCTGGAATGTCATTGTTACATCTTTTGCTGAGGATAAGGATGTTATGGGAAGTGCTTATTTATTGTGGCCCAGATCCCTGACCTTAAAAAATTATCAGAAAGTGCTGGGCAGCGGATATATGAAAGGATTTATTAATTCCCTTTGGGTAGCAGCGGCAGGAACCGGATTATCTATGCTGCTCACAATTCCCATGGGATATGTACTGGCACAGAAGAAGTTGTTGTTCCGCAGACAGATTATGAGGATTGTAACGATCACTATGGTGTTTGATGCCGGAATTATGCCGTTATATATTCTGGTTAAAAGCCTGGGACTTATTAACAGTTCCTGGTCGCTTATCTGGCCTTTTGCCATATCCACCTTTAATCTGATTATTGTGAAGAATTTTATGACCTCCATACCAGAGAGTCTGGTTGAATCAGCTAAGCTTGACGGTTGTAATGATTTGATGGTACTGATCCGGATTGTAATTCCGCTTGCAGTTCCGATTTTATCTGCCGTAATGCTGTTTTACTTTGTTTCATACTGGAACCGCTATACAGAGGCCGTAATGTTTATTAACAGCAATGAAAAGTATACGTTACAGGTAATGCTGCGGGCTATCGTTTTTCAGGGTGACGGTTCATTAGGAGACGGAAACGTAGTCTATAACAATATTAAAATGGCCGTTATGATGTTGGGTATGCTGCCAGTACTGGTTATTTATCCGTTCGTACAACGCTATTTTGTCAGCGGATTGATGCTGGGCGGTGTAAAGGAATAG
- a CDS encoding ABC transporter permease: MEKSSFKITTILYKQRYLFMMLLPGLLWFVIFKYLTYSGLLLAFTNYGFRADVDFVGLKNFQRLFKSAVFWNAFRNTIIISLCNIIFYFPFPLIIALMINELKSLTAKRSVQFLIYIPYFFSWVIVGAIFANILSPSSGVVNNILTALGREPIYFFASTKWFRPILILSYIWRQMGYGAVIYVATLTTVDPQLYEAAAIDGGGRWMQMWHITLPSIKSTIITMLLLNLSHVLKIFEQVQVMYNSSVYSVSDVLQTYAYREGVLSGNIAYSTAVSLLVGIISLILVLGTNMFSKKLLDDSIL, encoded by the coding sequence ATGGAGAAAAGCAGTTTTAAGATTACTACGATTCTGTATAAGCAGCGTTATCTGTTTATGATGCTCTTGCCAGGTCTGCTATGGTTTGTTATCTTTAAATATCTTACATATAGCGGATTACTTCTGGCCTTTACCAATTACGGATTCCGGGCAGATGTTGATTTTGTGGGATTGAAAAATTTTCAGCGCTTATTTAAATCAGCAGTGTTCTGGAATGCGTTCCGGAACACAATTATCATCAGCTTATGTAATATTATTTTTTATTTTCCCTTTCCGTTAATTATCGCACTGATGATTAATGAGTTAAAATCACTGACGGCAAAGCGCTCTGTCCAGTTTTTAATCTATATCCCTTATTTTTTTTCCTGGGTTATTGTAGGAGCGATATTTGCTAATATTTTATCACCGTCTTCCGGAGTGGTGAACAATATCCTGACAGCTTTGGGGCGGGAGCCGATTTACTTTTTTGCCAGTACCAAATGGTTCCGTCCGATTTTGATACTTTCTTATATCTGGCGGCAGATGGGATATGGTGCGGTGATTTATGTTGCGACCCTGACAACTGTGGATCCCCAGCTTTATGAAGCGGCAGCCATAGACGGTGGCGGAAGATGGATGCAGATGTGGCATATTACTCTGCCAAGTATCAAATCAACAATTATCACCATGCTGCTTCTGAACCTGTCCCATGTGCTTAAGATTTTCGAACAGGTACAGGTAATGTATAATTCATCTGTGTACTCCGTCAGTGATGTGCTCCAGACCTACGCATACCGGGAAGGTGTTCTGTCAGGAAATATCGCTTATTCAACGGCAGTCAGTCTGCTGGTGGGAATTATCAGTCTGATCCTGGTGCTTGGGACTAACATGTTCAGTAAGAAGCTATTGGATGACAGTATTTTATAA
- a CDS encoding MBL fold metallo-hydrolase — translation MKITYIHHSAFLVELETVALLFDYTEGTLPKLNDKKPLLVFASHRHGDHFSEKILEFKKEHEKTRYILSDDIPKGRLPKELISEAVFVKPGERKGFSISEGSLTGPFSEEGKANAEILTFRSTDEGVAFLLKAEGAVIYHAGDLNNWRWEGEPDDWNDHMAKQYSEEVDKLSGKHIDVAFLPLDPRQENAFCLGFDEFMRKTRVSHAFPMHCWGDFSVIGKLKEMDISEPYRDRIVDIRQDGECFEIGQETGSYGK, via the coding sequence ATGAAAATCACCTATATCCATCACAGTGCATTTCTGGTGGAGCTTGAGACAGTAGCCTTGCTGTTTGATTATACAGAGGGTACTCTGCCAAAGCTCAATGACAAAAAACCCCTTCTGGTTTTTGCAAGCCACCGTCACGGGGACCATTTTTCTGAAAAAATACTGGAGTTTAAAAAAGAACATGAAAAAACCAGGTATATCCTGTCGGATGATATTCCGAAAGGACGGCTGCCCAAGGAGCTTATAAGCGAGGCAGTCTTTGTAAAGCCCGGAGAAAGGAAAGGCTTTTCCATTTCAGAAGGCAGTCTCACTGGCCCATTTTCTGAGGAAGGAAAGGCAAATGCAGAAATTCTGACATTCCGCTCCACCGATGAAGGCGTAGCATTTCTTTTAAAAGCGGAAGGTGCGGTCATTTACCATGCCGGGGATTTAAACAACTGGAGATGGGAAGGGGAACCGGACGACTGGAATGACCATATGGCAAAGCAGTATTCCGAAGAGGTGGACAAGCTGTCAGGCAAGCATATTGATGTGGCCTTTCTCCCTCTGGACCCCAGACAGGAAAATGCTTTCTGCCTTGGCTTTGATGAATTCATGAGAAAGACCCGGGTTAGCCATGCATTTCCCATGCATTGCTGGGGGGATTTTTCCGTTATAGGCAAGTTAAAGGAAATGGATATTTCTGAACCTTACAGGGACCGGATCGTGGATATCCGCCAAGACGGGGAGTGCTTTGAAATCGGGCAGGAGACAGGTTCTTATGGAAAATGA
- a CDS encoding threonine/serine ThrE exporter family protein encodes MENEKGQPGELTLKEQREVLEAAMQAGHILLENGAEIFRVEETMDRICRHYGIQSVNSFVLSNGIFTTSGNEREEIFAKVQHIPVSGTHLDRVAEVNQLSREIEKGCLNPGEVIRRLDQIRVIPGKPKTMQILASGIGSACFCYLFGGNLRDSFSAFGTGILLYVYVIFISVPHLSKIVGIIGGGALVTFLCTVLYLLHFGEHLNFMIIGSIMPLIPGVAFTNAIRDIADGDYISGSVRMLDALLVFFCIAMGVGLVFSLFRHLTGGVLL; translated from the coding sequence ATGGAAAATGAGAAGGGACAGCCGGGGGAGCTGACGCTAAAAGAACAGAGAGAGGTTTTGGAGGCCGCAATGCAGGCCGGGCACATTCTTTTGGAAAACGGAGCGGAGATTTTCCGGGTAGAGGAAACCATGGACCGTATCTGCCGCCACTATGGGATCCAGTCCGTAAATTCCTTTGTTCTCAGCAATGGGATATTTACCACCTCAGGCAATGAGAGAGAAGAAATATTTGCAAAGGTCCAGCATATTCCGGTGAGCGGGACCCATTTGGACCGGGTGGCGGAGGTAAACCAGCTTTCCAGAGAGATTGAGAAAGGCTGCTTAAATCCAGGTGAAGTAATTCGGCGTCTGGATCAGATCCGTGTTATTCCGGGAAAACCAAAAACCATGCAGATTCTGGCTTCCGGTATTGGAAGCGCCTGCTTCTGCTATTTGTTCGGGGGAAACTTAAGGGACAGCTTCTCAGCTTTTGGCACCGGGATTCTTCTATATGTATATGTGATTTTTATAAGCGTCCCTCATCTCTCAAAGATTGTGGGGATCATCGGGGGAGGCGCTCTGGTGACTTTTTTGTGTACGGTTCTTTATCTGCTCCATTTTGGAGAACACTTAAATTTCATGATCATCGGTTCCATCATGCCTCTGATTCCTGGAGTTGCTTTTACAAATGCCATTCGGGATATCGCTGACGGGGATTATATCTCCGGCTCCGTCCGGATGCTTGATGCGCTGCTGGTATTTTTCTGTATTGCCATGGGCGTTGGACTGGTGTTCAGCCTGTTCCGCCATCTGACAGGAGGTGTGCTTCTATGA
- a CDS encoding threonine/serine exporter family protein — MSTVAEAAAAVVGTVAFSLLFGVPRRFYPYCGLIGGAGWLVYAGFVKILTTPSAALAATIVVILLSRTFAVRERCPVTIFLISGIFPVVPGAGLYWTAYYIVTDELALAVRTGFLALKVAVAIVLGIVFVFELPQGFFKFAAKKQVQTDDKSNIP, encoded by the coding sequence ATGAGCACTGTTGCGGAAGCCGCCGCTGCGGTTGTGGGAACGGTTGCATTTTCCCTTTTGTTCGGGGTCCCCAGGAGGTTTTATCCATATTGCGGACTGATCGGAGGGGCAGGCTGGCTGGTTTATGCAGGGTTTGTGAAAATCCTGACGACTCCGTCGGCTGCTTTGGCGGCCACCATTGTGGTGATCCTTCTTTCCAGAACATTTGCCGTGAGAGAACGGTGCCCTGTCACCATATTTTTAATATCCGGTATTTTTCCGGTGGTGCCTGGTGCAGGATTATACTGGACGGCTTATTATATTGTGACGGATGAACTGGCGTTGGCGGTCCGGACCGGGTTTCTTGCGCTTAAGGTGGCAGTTGCCATTGTACTTGGAATTGTGTTTGTTTTTGAGCTGCCTCAGGGTTTTTTTAAATTTGCTGCAAAGAAACAGGTACAAACGGACGATAAATCTAATATCCCGTAA
- a CDS encoding dihydroorotase → MIWIKNAHVVDPGNQVEGNMDICIADGKIAGIGEQLKLDAFPTSKEDVVIDASGFIVAPGFVDVHVHFRDPGFTYKEDIQTGARAAAKGGFTAVVCMANTKPPVDNVETLQYVEREGKKTGIHVLQAAAVSKGLLGKELTDMVELKAHGAVGFTDDGIPLLDEKLVKKAMEMAAKLEVPLSFHEEDPAFITNNGINHGKVSAELGIFGSPALAEDCLVARDCMIALHTGATVDIQHISSAASVKMVKLAKELGAKVYAEVTPHHFTLTEEAVLKHGTLAKMNPPLRTEEDRKAIIQGLKNGSIDIIATDHAPHSTEEKSKKLTEAPSGIIGLETALGLGVTNLVRPGHLTMMELMEKMSLNPAKLYRLDFGLIEEGRAGDLVIFDPNEEWIVGEYVSKSSNSPFTGEKLFGKVKYTICGGRIVYQDEKD, encoded by the coding sequence ATGATTTGGATTAAAAATGCTCACGTGGTGGATCCTGGGAACCAGGTGGAAGGAAATATGGACATCTGCATTGCGGATGGTAAGATTGCAGGTATTGGAGAACAGCTTAAGCTGGATGCCTTTCCAACTTCAAAAGAGGATGTGGTGATTGACGCTTCCGGCTTCATTGTTGCCCCAGGGTTTGTTGATGTTCATGTCCATTTCCGGGATCCTGGTTTCACTTATAAAGAGGATATCCAGACCGGAGCCAGAGCGGCTGCAAAAGGAGGGTTTACTGCGGTGGTGTGTATGGCAAATACCAAGCCTCCTGTGGACAACGTGGAAACTCTTCAATATGTGGAACGGGAAGGGAAGAAAACGGGCATCCATGTGCTGCAGGCTGCCGCAGTATCCAAGGGACTTCTTGGGAAAGAGCTGACGGATATGGTGGAATTAAAGGCCCATGGAGCGGTAGGATTTACCGATGACGGAATTCCATTGCTGGATGAAAAGCTGGTAAAGAAAGCCATGGAAATGGCTGCAAAGCTGGAGGTTCCATTGAGCTTTCACGAGGAAGACCCTGCTTTTATCACAAATAATGGGATCAATCACGGAAAGGTGTCTGCTGAGCTTGGGATCTTTGGCTCTCCGGCATTGGCAGAGGACTGCCTTGTTGCCAGAGACTGCATGATCGCCCTTCACACCGGTGCCACCGTGGATATCCAGCATATCAGCTCCGCCGCCTCTGTGAAGATGGTTAAGCTTGCAAAGGAGCTGGGAGCAAAGGTATATGCGGAAGTGACACCTCATCATTTTACTCTGACTGAGGAAGCTGTTTTAAAGCATGGGACCCTGGCGAAAATGAATCCTCCCCTTCGGACAGAAGAGGACCGCAAGGCCATTATCCAGGGATTAAAGAACGGCAGCATTGATATCATTGCAACGGATCACGCGCCTCACAGCACCGAGGAAAAATCAAAGAAACTGACGGAAGCCCCAAGCGGTATCATAGGCCTGGAAACAGCCCTGGGACTGGGAGTGACAAATTTGGTGCGGCCCGGACATCTGACTATGATGGAGCTGATGGAGAAGATGAGCCTCAATCCTGCAAAACTGTACCGGCTGGATTTCGGCCTCATTGAGGAAGGAAGGGCCGGGGATCTGGTGATTTTTGATCCCAATGAGGAATGGATTGTGGGAGAATACGTTTCCAAATCTTCCAACTCCCCGTTTACAGGAGAAAAGCTGTTTGGAAAGGTGAAATATACGATCTGCGGCGGGCGGATTGTTTATCAGGATGAAAAAGACTGA
- a CDS encoding amino acid ABC transporter substrate-binding protein, translating to MKKKVLIAAVMGAAVLLSGCSGQKNAVTASAASDTAASTEKETAKETEAGKKEDAGTGTFTVGFDQDFPPMGFVGDNGEYTGFDLELAQEVANRLGKKYVPQPIAWDAKDMELESGNIDCIWNGFTITGREEGYTWTSPYMENSQVFVVRKDSGINALADLSGKIVEVQADSSAEKALQADEKLTGTFGTLQTTPDYNTAFMDLEMGAVDAIAMDVIVAAYQIEQRKADFIILDEALAAEEYGVGFKKGNDALRDQVQEQLDAMAADGTLKKISEKWFGKDVTTVKK from the coding sequence ATGAAGAAAAAGGTTTTAATAGCAGCAGTGATGGGAGCGGCAGTCCTGCTTAGCGGCTGCTCCGGGCAAAAGAATGCAGTGACTGCTTCTGCGGCTTCCGATACGGCGGCATCAACAGAAAAAGAGACTGCAAAGGAAACGGAAGCAGGCAAAAAGGAAGATGCCGGTACAGGCACCTTTACCGTTGGATTTGACCAGGATTTCCCGCCCATGGGCTTTGTAGGAGATAATGGAGAATATACCGGCTTTGATTTAGAGCTGGCACAAGAGGTGGCAAACCGCCTCGGAAAGAAGTATGTTCCCCAGCCAATCGCATGGGATGCCAAGGACATGGAGCTGGAATCAGGAAATATTGACTGTATCTGGAATGGCTTTACTATAACAGGGCGTGAAGAAGGTTACACCTGGACAAGCCCCTACATGGAAAACAGCCAGGTGTTTGTGGTGAGAAAAGATTCCGGCATCAATGCTCTGGCCGACTTATCAGGTAAGATCGTTGAGGTACAGGCGGATTCCTCCGCAGAAAAGGCGCTTCAGGCGGATGAAAAGCTGACCGGTACCTTTGGGACCCTTCAGACTACGCCGGATTACAACACAGCATTCATGGATCTGGAAATGGGCGCAGTGGATGCCATTGCCATGGACGTGATTGTTGCGGCATACCAGATCGAGCAGAGAAAAGCGGATTTTATCATACTGGATGAAGCTCTTGCCGCGGAAGAATACGGCGTAGGCTTTAAGAAAGGCAATGATGCATTAAGAGATCAGGTTCAGGAACAGTTGGACGCCATGGCAGCTGACGGGACACTTAAGAAGATTTCTGAAAAATGGTTCGGCAAAGATGTAACTACGGTTAAAAAATAA
- a CDS encoding amino acid ABC transporter permease: protein MTLTKILSQLAGGMWVSIQIFVVTLVFSLPLGLLVSFGRMSKNPVIQAIVKFYISVMRGTPLMLQLMVVYFGPYYLFGLKVGNGYRLWAAFIGFVINYAAYFAEIYRSGIQSMPVGQYEAAKLLGYTKPQTFFRIIFPQVVKRILPSVTNEVITLVKDTSLAFTISVLEMFAVAKALASSQTSLIPFVAAGLFYYIFNLIVAVGMEYIEKRMNYYQ, encoded by the coding sequence ATGACTTTAACGAAGATATTATCACAACTGGCAGGGGGAATGTGGGTCAGCATCCAGATCTTTGTGGTGACCCTGGTCTTTTCTCTGCCCCTGGGACTTTTGGTATCCTTTGGGAGGATGTCAAAGAACCCTGTCATACAGGCCATTGTTAAATTCTATATTTCAGTCATGAGAGGAACTCCATTGATGCTGCAGCTGATGGTGGTATACTTCGGCCCTTATTACTTATTTGGCTTAAAGGTGGGAAATGGGTACCGTCTCTGGGCGGCATTCATCGGCTTTGTCATCAATTACGCGGCGTATTTTGCGGAAATATACCGGAGCGGGATCCAGTCCATGCCTGTAGGACAGTATGAAGCTGCAAAGCTTTTGGGCTATACAAAGCCCCAGACCTTTTTCCGCATCATATTTCCCCAGGTGGTGAAACGGATCCTGCCGTCTGTGACCAACGAGGTCATTACCCTGGTCAAGGACACTTCCCTGGCTTTTACCATCAGCGTTCTGGAGATGTTCGCAGTTGCCAAGGCCCTGGCTTCTTCCCAGACTAGTCTGATTCCTTTCGTTGCAGCAGGTTTATTCTATTACATTTTCAACCTTATCGTGGCGGTGGGGATGGAATACATAGAAAAACGGATGAACTATTATCAATAG
- a CDS encoding amino acid ABC transporter ATP-binding protein, with translation MYLLEMNHVKKAFDGQGVLRDISLSVEEGEIVSIIGPSGSGKSTLLRCATMLEEMDGGELNYLGEKAAWNGPDGRAVYAKGEKRKEIQKNYGLVFQNFHLFPHMTVMKNITDAPIHVQKRDKEEVFSEAMELLRKMGLEDKAAAYPCQLSGGQCQRVAIARALALNPRILFFDEPTSALDPELTGEVLKVIKSLADMQITMVIVTHEMAFARDISDRVIFMADGVIVEEGTPEEVFSSSNLRTQSFLGRYGEIL, from the coding sequence ATGTACTTACTGGAAATGAACCATGTGAAAAAAGCGTTTGATGGCCAGGGCGTGCTTCGCGATATCTCCCTGTCGGTAGAGGAAGGCGAGATCGTATCCATCATCGGTCCATCCGGCTCAGGAAAATCTACCCTGCTTCGGTGCGCCACCATGCTGGAAGAGATGGATGGGGGCGAGCTTAATTATCTGGGAGAGAAGGCCGCATGGAACGGGCCTGATGGAAGGGCCGTTTATGCAAAAGGGGAGAAGCGGAAGGAAATACAGAAAAATTACGGTCTGGTGTTCCAGAACTTTCATTTATTTCCCCATATGACGGTTATGAAGAATATTACCGATGCGCCGATCCATGTACAGAAACGGGATAAAGAAGAGGTTTTTTCAGAAGCAATGGAGCTTCTTCGGAAAATGGGGCTGGAGGATAAGGCAGCAGCCTATCCCTGCCAGCTTTCCGGAGGACAGTGCCAGCGGGTGGCCATAGCAAGAGCCCTGGCCTTAAATCCCAGGATCCTGTTTTTTGACGAACCCACATCCGCCCTGGATCCGGAGCTTACGGGCGAGGTATTGAAGGTCATTAAATCCCTTGCTGATATGCAAATTACCATGGTCATCGTGACCCATGAGATGGCTTTTGCCAGAGATATTTCAGACAGAGTTATTTTTATGGCTGACGGCGTAATCGTAGAGGAGGGAACTCCTGAGGAAGTTTTTTCCTCCAGTAATTTACGTACGCAGAGCTTTTTGGGCAGGTACGGTGAAATACTGTAG
- a CDS encoding N-acetylmuramoyl-L-alanine amidase codes for MRSSKENKRVKVFQNAKELMDKYNVPAVQVIRHYDVTGKICPNPYA; via the coding sequence TTGAGAAGCTCAAAAGAGAATAAGCGGGTCAAGGTATTCCAGAACGCCAAGGAACTGATGGATAAATATAATGTACCTGCTGTGCAGGTGATCCGCCATTACGATGTGACGGGGAAGATCTGCCCGAACCCTTATGCATAG